The following proteins are co-located in the Paenibacillus sp. J23TS9 genome:
- a CDS encoding HU family DNA-binding protein, whose protein sequence is MNKTDLINNISTKSGLTKKDVESVLNGFLGEITDALAGGDKVQLIGFGTFETRKRSGRTGRNPQTGKTIDIPEANVPAFKAGNKLKEAVK, encoded by the coding sequence ATGAACAAGACAGACCTGATCAACAACATTTCGACTAAAAGCGGCTTGACCAAAAAAGATGTGGAGTCCGTTCTTAACGGTTTCCTTGGTGAAATCACTGATGCTTTGGCAGGCGGCGACAAAGTGCAACTGATCGGCTTCGGCACATTCGAAACACGCAAGCGTTCCGGACGTACTGGCCGTAACCCTCAAACCGGCAAAACCATCGACATCCCAGAAGCAAACGTACCTGCTTTCAAAGCAGGCAACAAGCTTAAAGAAGCTGTAAAATAA
- a CDS encoding RNA-binding S4 domain-containing protein gives MRVDKFLKVSRLIKRRTVAKDVSDQGRVLINGREAKPSSTVKIGDEITVQFGQKLVTVKVERLAESTRKDEATSLYSLVKEEPIAKDNGLNW, from the coding sequence ATGCGTGTCGACAAATTCCTGAAGGTATCCAGGCTGATCAAACGGCGTACCGTAGCCAAGGATGTCTCAGATCAAGGCCGGGTGCTGATTAACGGCAGAGAAGCGAAGCCAAGCAGCACAGTGAAGATCGGCGATGAAATTACTGTTCAGTTCGGACAGAAGCTGGTCACCGTGAAGGTGGAACGTCTCGCTGAGAGCACCCGCAAAGATGAGGCCACAAGCCTGTACTCCTTGGTCAAGGAAGAGCCGATTGCAAAAGATAACGGTTTGAACTGGTAA
- the yabP gene encoding sporulation protein YabP, translating into MIEPAKSKQHELHMLNRKQLNLTGVHNVESFDSEEFLLHTELGHLTVKGQNLHIKNLSLEEGLLSIEGLVHSLVYLDPGSHGKNKGMLGKLFK; encoded by the coding sequence ATGATCGAGCCAGCCAAAAGCAAACAGCATGAGCTGCATATGCTGAATCGCAAGCAGCTGAACCTGACAGGAGTCCATAATGTGGAGAGCTTTGACAGTGAAGAGTTTTTGCTTCATACCGAGCTTGGGCACCTGACTGTTAAAGGACAAAATTTACATATTAAAAATTTAAGTCTCGAGGAAGGCCTGCTATCCATCGAAGGCTTGGTCCATTCCCTGGTTTACCTGGATCCCGGTTCACACGGCAAAAATAAGGGAATGCTCGGCAAGCTTTTTAAATGA